A window from Zingiber officinale cultivar Zhangliang chromosome 7A, Zo_v1.1, whole genome shotgun sequence encodes these proteins:
- the LOC122001485 gene encoding probable mitochondrial-processing peptidase subunit beta, mitochondrial: protein MVIRKLFALSRRRFVPSGRRSASTDAADALSIKGAAPSLAKPPVMPYDRLVQAVRSKIKKLDDPDPRFLRHASPQPALADHTAILTAPETRVTTLPNGLRVATESTLASRTATVGVWIDAGSRFETDETNGTAHFLEHMIFKGTESRTVRQLEEEIENMGGHLNAYTSREQTTYYAKVLDKDVPKALEILADILQNSSFDGKRIERERDVILREMEEVENQTQEVIFDHLHATAFQYTPLGRTILGPAQNIKTITKEHLKNYISTHYTAPRMVISAAGAVKHDNLVELVKNLFPKLSNDPTTASQLAAREPAVFTGSEVRIIDDDIPLAQFAVAFSGASWTDPDSIALMVMQSMLGSWDKNSGGGKHMGSELIQRVAINEIAESVMAFNTNYKDTGLFGVYAVAKPDCLDDLAYAIMHEISKLSYKVSEDDVTRARNQLKSSLQLHIDGSSPIAEDIGRQILTYGRRIPVAELFARIDAVDASTVKRVANRFIFDQDVALAAMGPIQTLPDYNWFRRRTYLLRY, encoded by the exons ATGGTGATCCGCAAGCTCTTCGCACTCTCTCGCCGCCGATTCGTCCCGTCCGGACGCCGATCAGCCTCCACCGATGCTGCTGATGCTTTGTCAATCAAGGGCGCCGCCCCTTCACTGGCCAAACCCCCCGTCATGCCCTACGATCGTCTCGTCCAGGCGGTCAGATCCAAGATCAAGAAGCTCGATGACCCCGACCCCCGATTCCTCCGCCACGCCTCTCCCCAACCTGCCCTTGCGGACCACACTGCCATCCTCACCGCCCCCGAGACCCGCGTTACCACCCTTCCCAACGGCCTCCGCGTCGCCACCGAGTCCACCCTCGCCTCGCGTACTGCCACCGTCGGGGTGTGGATCGACGCGGGGAGCCGATTCGAGACGGACGAGACCAACGGGACCGCGCACTTCTTGGAGCATATGATCTTCAAGGGCACCGAGTCGCGGACGGTTCGACAGCTCGAGGAGGAGATCGAGAACATGGGCGGACATCTGAATGCTTACACGTCGAGGGAGCAAACGACCTACTATGCGAAGGTTTTAGATAAGGATGTGCCCAAGGCGCTAGAAATTCTTGCGGACATACTTCAGAATTCGTCTTTTGATGGGAAACGCATTGAGAGGGAACGAGATGTCATTCTTAGAGAGATGGAGGAG GTGGAGAACCAAACTCAAGAAGTtatttttgaccatttacatgCGACTGCTTTCCAATACACTCCACTTGGCAGAACTATACTGGGGCCTGCTCAAAACATTAAGACGATTACTAAAGAGCATCTTAAGAATTATATATCAACTCATTATACAGCTCCTAGAATG GTTATCTCAGCAGCTGGTGCCGTTAAACATGACAATCTTGTTGAGCTAGTGAAAAATTTGTTTCCAAAGCTGTCAAATGATCCTACTACAGCATCTCAGTTGGCTGCAAGGGAGCCAGCTGTATTTACTGGTTCTGAG GTTAGGATTATAGATGATGATATTCCTCTTGCACAATTTGCGGTTGCATTTAGTGGAGCATCTTGGACAGATCCAGATTCTATTGCTTTAATGGTTATGCAGTCTATGCTGGGCTCTTGGGACAAGAATTCAGGCGGGGGGAAGCATATGGG TTCAGAGCTAATCCAAAGAGTTGCTATCAATGAGATTGCAGAAAGTGTGATGGCCTTCAACACAAACTACAAGGATACTGGCCTCTTTGGTGTTTATGCAGTTGCCAAG CCAGATTGCCTGGATGATTTGGCCTATGCAATTATGCATGAGATAAGCAAATTGTCATACAAAGTTTCGGAGGATGATGTTACTCGTGCTCGAAATCAA CTTAAATCTTCCCTTCAACTTCACATTGATGGTAGCAGTCCTATTGCTGAGGATATTGGTCGTCAG atacTTACTTATGGTCGTAGAATCCCAGTTGCTGAACTTTTTGCAAGAATAGATGCAGTAGATGCAAGCACTGTTAAGCGTGTTGCAAACCGCTTCATATTCGATCAG GATGTAGCACTTGCAGCCATGGGACCTATTCAGACCCTTCCAGATTATAACTGGTTCAGACGCCGTACTTATTTGCTCCGCTACTAG